Below is a window of Cytophagia bacterium CHB2 DNA.
AGGTTCAGGAACACCTGCTGCAGGGCGTCCGGCTGGGCCGGAATGTCCGGCAGGCTGGGGTCGTAATCGCGGCGCAGACGCAACCCGGCGGCCGTCGCAGCGGCCAGCTCGGGGCGGCCGCCGGTAAAAAAGCCGGTGATGCGGCCTGTGCCAATGTCATACGACGAGGCCATCACCGTTCGATCCAATTCATCTGCATGCGTTTTGCAATATCCCCAAGAGCCGATCAACCCCTGTTCCTCTCCATTAAACAAAGCAAACCGAATCGTACGCAGCGGCTTCAGTTCAAGGCGCTTGATTTGCCGAGCGAGATCGATCACCAGCGCGACATTGCAGCCGTTGTCAAGCGCGCCCTGGCCCAGCTCCCACGAGTCCAGATGCGCGCCAATGACGACAAACTCTTCGGGCTTTTTCGTGCCTTTGATTTCACCGACGACGTTGTAACTTTCGTACGCCGGACCGGACACCACGTCAATTGTCGCCGTCATGTCCAGCGTTTTGCCGGCACGCAGCAAACGCAAACAGCGCAATCCGGCGTCACGTTCCATCACCAGCAGCGGATGTTCGTTATTATAGCCGAGTGAGGCGTTATGGCGATAAAGCACATTGCGCGGGCGCGAACCGGTATAAACCACACCGGCAACGCCGGCCGCAAACGCGCGCTTCTCGATGCGCGCGCCTTCATTATATTCTTTAAAAAGTC
It encodes the following:
- a CDS encoding M28 family peptidase yields the protein MNKLLSRFILVTSILLFASVKARQSAEDEAARLVSAMLGDTPIVADLRQLTDEIGGRATGSEANLKSVEWALAKFKEAGVEARKEGFMMPALWRERSVKIEITGAANFSPAAACMPFSSGTPATGLTAALIDGGFGADDDFKRLGAAAKGAFVLIETHELLDLEGLFKEYNEGARIEKRAFAAGVAGVVYTGSRPRNVLYRHNASLGYNNEHPLLVMERDAGLRCLRLLRAGKTLDMTATIDVVSGPAYESYNVVGEIKGTKKPEEFVVIGAHLDSWELGQGALDNGCNVALVIDLARQIKRLELKPLRTIRFALFNGEEQGLIGSWGYCKTHADELDRTVMASSYDIGTGRITGFFTGGRPELAAATAAGLRLRRDYDPSLPDIPAQPDALQQVFLNL